The sequence below is a genomic window from Thermodesulfobacteriota bacterium.
CGATTTGTGGTAAAACCGTGGGACGTATACGTTCGGGGATAAAAGCCTATGATATGGTTTAAAAAGGGTTTTCTGTCGGGCAAGGGGGAGGGAAAGACCGTAAAGGTCCCTCAGGGGCTGTGGGTCAAGTGCGACCACTGCGGGGAGATAATATATAAAAAAGAGGTCGAGCGGAACCTCGAGGTATGCCCCAAGTGCGACTACCACTTCAGGATCTCCGCGGCCGCCAGGATAAGGACCGTCATAGACGAGGGGACGTTCGTTGAGCACGACCGGGAGGTAGAGGCCACCGACGCGCTCGACTTCAAGGACCTTAAGCGCTACAGGGACAGGCTCAAGGCCACGCAGAAGAAGACCGGCGCAAAGGACGCGCTCGTCTCCGGCGAGGGGCTTATAAACGGCCGTAAGGTGATGCTCGCGGCCTTCGAGTTCTCGTTCATGGGCGGGAGCATGGGCTCGGTCGTCGGGGAGAAGATAGCCAGGCTCGTCGAGAGCGCAGTCGCCGAGAGGTGCGGCGTTATCGTATTCTCCTCGTCGGGGGGGGCCAGGATGCAGGAGGGCATACTCTCGCTCATGCAGATGGCAAAGACCTCTACCGCCGTCGGCAGGCTGAAGGAAGAGGGGCTTCCCTACATATCCGTACTCACCGACCCCACCACCGGGGGGGTCACCGCCAGCTTCGCCATGCTCGGCGACATAATAGTGGCCGAGCCAAAGGCGCTTATCGGGTTCGCCGGCCCGAGGGTCATAGAGCAGACCATAGGAGAGAAGCTGCCGGAAGGCTTCCAGAGGTCCGAGTACCTCCTGGAGCACGGCATGGTGGATATAATAGTCGAGAGGAAGAACATGAAGGACGTCCTCTCAAGGCTGCTCTCTCTCTTAAGCGAGTAAAGGGCCTTCTTCCCGGCCGCATCACTTGCCAGATGCCTTCCTATCGCGAGACCATCCGATACATCTACGGGCTCGAAGCCCTCGGTATAAAGCCCGGACTCGAACGCATCGAGGCGCTCCTTTCAGCGATGGGTTCCCCCGAGGCCGCCTACCCGTCCATACTCGTAGGCGGCACCAACGGCAAGGGCTCCACCGCGGCCATGATGGAAGCGGTATTGAGGGAGGCCGGTTTTAAAACGGGCCTTTATACCTCCCCCCACCTTGTAAGGTTCAACGAGCGTATAAGGGTAGACGGCGAAGAGGTAGCGAATAGAGAGGTCGTCCGCGCCGCCGCCTCGGTCAGGATGGCCCTCGGTTCCATCAAGTCGGGCGGCATCATGCCGCCGAGCTTCTTCGAGTTCACCACGGCGATGGCCTTCGAGCGGTTCAGGGAGAAAAAGGTCGACGCGGCGGTGCTGGAGGTGGGCATGGGGGGAAGGTGGGACGCGACCAACGTCGTAACGCCGCTCGTATCCGTAATAACCAACGTGGCAATGGACCACACGCGGCATCTGGGAAGCAGCCTCAAGGATATAGCGCGTGAAAAGGCGGGGATAATAAAGGAGGGCGTTCCGGTCGTATCGGCCGTAGAGGGGGGGGAGGGGGCGGACGCGCTCAAGTCTATAGAGGGCATCTCAAGGGAGAGAGGCGCGCCGCTCTATCTTATGGGCCGCGAGTTCGGCGTCTCCGCTTCGTCCCCCCCCTCAGGTGGTTTCGACTATCGCGGCCAACTGCGGCTTAACGGGCTTTCACTCAACCTCGCCGGTCCCCACCAGTTGAAGAACGCCGCGTGC
It includes:
- the accD gene encoding acetyl-CoA carboxylase, carboxyltransferase subunit beta, with the translated sequence MIWFKKGFLSGKGEGKTVKVPQGLWVKCDHCGEIIYKKEVERNLEVCPKCDYHFRISAAARIRTVIDEGTFVEHDREVEATDALDFKDLKRYRDRLKATQKKTGAKDALVSGEGLINGRKVMLAAFEFSFMGGSMGSVVGEKIARLVESAVAERCGVIVFSSSGGARMQEGILSLMQMAKTSTAVGRLKEEGLPYISVLTDPTTGGVTASFAMLGDIIVAEPKALIGFAGPRVIEQTIGEKLPEGFQRSEYLLEHGMVDIIVERKNMKDVLSRLLSLLSE
- a CDS encoding folylpolyglutamate synthase/dihydrofolate synthase family protein, which encodes MPSYRETIRYIYGLEALGIKPGLERIEALLSAMGSPEAAYPSILVGGTNGKGSTAAMMEAVLREAGFKTGLYTSPHLVRFNERIRVDGEEVANREVVRAAASVRMALGSIKSGGIMPPSFFEFTTAMAFERFREKKVDAAVLEVGMGGRWDATNVVTPLVSVITNVAMDHTRHLGSSLKDIAREKAGIIKEGVPVVSAVEGGEGADALKSIEGISRERGAPLYLMGREFGVSASSPPSGGFDYRGQLRLNGLSLNLAGPHQLKNAACALKTIELLRERGFDIPEGAVRRGLGRTVWPGRFEVAGRRPTVILDSAHNPAAALALKETLEGLGFKRLILVLGVMADKDIAGITGTLSPLASTVVLTSPGIERAAGTGTLKQELRDYPGRVVTRKRVSGAVRAALAEAGRNGTVCVTGSVFTVGEARRYMERRN